One segment of Mycolicibacterium baixiangningiae DNA contains the following:
- a CDS encoding GAF domain-containing protein, translating into MQDFERRLLEAVGDARGLKAADRLCEACVGLLDVDAAAVSIVFDGANMGTYGASGPQARKYDELQFIVGEGPCLDSVANRAPVMVADLADPEENRWPAYGPVMIDYRIRGVYAIPVVVAGAYMGALDFFRAIPDSLATEQIAGMVIAAELAQLPLLDLLKGDLQTAVADPGSDAWAELNEFSRTEVSQATGMLMAQLNIGAASALARLRARAYASGRTASAVARDIIDRRLQMEAD; encoded by the coding sequence ATGCAGGATTTTGAACGTCGTCTGCTCGAGGCGGTCGGCGACGCCCGCGGTCTCAAGGCGGCCGACCGGTTGTGCGAGGCATGCGTCGGTTTACTCGACGTCGACGCGGCAGCGGTATCCATCGTGTTCGACGGCGCCAACATGGGCACCTACGGCGCCAGCGGTCCACAAGCCCGCAAGTACGACGAGCTGCAGTTCATTGTCGGTGAAGGGCCGTGCCTCGATTCCGTGGCCAACCGCGCACCGGTGATGGTTGCCGACCTGGCCGACCCTGAAGAAAATCGCTGGCCCGCCTACGGGCCCGTGATGATCGACTACCGGATCCGCGGTGTGTACGCAATTCCCGTGGTAGTTGCCGGTGCCTACATGGGTGCCTTGGACTTCTTCCGCGCGATCCCAGACAGCCTGGCCACTGAGCAGATCGCGGGAATGGTGATCGCCGCTGAGCTGGCTCAACTGCCGCTGCTGGATCTGCTGAAGGGCGATTTGCAGACTGCGGTCGCCGATCCTGGCAGCGACGCCTGGGCAGAGCTGAACGAATTCTCGCGGACCGAAGTCAGTCAAGCCACCGGCATGCTGATGGCTCAGCTCAACATCGGCGCTGCCTCAGCCCTTGCGCGATTACGAGCCCGCGCCTACGCGAGTGGGCGCACCGCCAGCGCCGTTGCCCGCGACATCATCGACCGGCGACTCCAGATGGAGGCAGACTGA
- a CDS encoding ANTAR domain-containing protein, protein MISDFVAQTAKPVPDRAATELSGSCSERHPAKGAAAQLKELLDRRTLIDRAIGVGRHAGLSAQDAFAQLRLLSQEENITIDEAAQRYITAAVRNSTRC, encoded by the coding sequence ATCATCAGCGATTTCGTCGCCCAGACCGCGAAGCCCGTACCCGACAGGGCGGCAACCGAGCTGTCAGGCAGTTGCAGCGAGCGCCATCCGGCGAAAGGCGCAGCCGCACAACTAAAGGAGCTGCTAGATCGCCGGACGCTCATCGATCGAGCCATTGGTGTCGGCAGGCACGCCGGCCTCAGCGCTCAGGATGCCTTCGCCCAGCTTCGACTCCTGAGCCAGGAAGAAAACATCACGATAGACGAAGCCGCGCAGCGCTACATCACTGCTGCCGTCCGCAACTCGACACGGTGCTGA
- a CDS encoding ArsR/SmtB family transcription factor produces the protein MNAGSRQCRRPLPADQVDLVVEVFRMLADATRVQILWALASREMSVNDLATHVSKAPPSVSQHLAKLRMARLVRTRREGTSVFYSLDNDHVRQLVTDAVFNAEHAGPGIPGHHRDATELAMLHSDDPARTSATERRA, from the coding sequence ATGAATGCAGGTAGTCGACAATGTCGACGTCCGCTACCCGCCGATCAGGTCGACCTGGTCGTGGAGGTGTTCCGGATGCTCGCCGACGCCACCCGCGTGCAGATCCTGTGGGCGCTGGCAAGCCGCGAGATGTCGGTCAACGACCTCGCTACCCATGTCAGCAAGGCGCCGCCGTCGGTGTCGCAGCATCTGGCGAAACTCCGAATGGCGCGATTGGTACGCACCCGACGGGAAGGCACCAGCGTTTTCTACAGCCTCGACAACGACCATGTGAGGCAGCTGGTGACCGACGCGGTGTTCAACGCCGAACACGCGGGACCGGGGATTCCCGGTCATCACCGCGACGCCACCGAGCTGGCGATGTTGCACAGCGACGACCCCGCGCGGACCTCCGCGACTGAACGTCGCGCATGA
- a CDS encoding nucleotidyl transferase AbiEii/AbiGii toxin family protein has protein sequence MVQRYSDSPAAELIVPTLPAFAASKTATWADRLAPRDLWDLWALGELGAIGADAAALYRRYGPTRRAPGLYLFNRAPSNAQWQAQLAGQTRLTVSATEALKVVREAWRQATRPAPTLTNDE, from the coding sequence TTGGTCCAGCGCTATAGCGACTCCCCCGCCGCCGAACTGATCGTGCCCACGCTGCCTGCGTTCGCGGCGTCGAAGACGGCGACATGGGCGGACCGGCTCGCGCCCCGCGATCTCTGGGACCTCTGGGCGCTGGGCGAGCTCGGCGCCATCGGCGCGGACGCGGCCGCGCTGTACCGGCGATACGGACCCACTAGAAGAGCACCAGGGCTCTACCTGTTCAACCGTGCACCGTCGAACGCCCAGTGGCAGGCGCAACTGGCCGGCCAGACCCGTCTCACCGTCTCCGCGACCGAAGCGCTCAAAGTGGTACGCGAGGCCTGGCGACAGGCCACGCGACCCGCACCAACCCTGACAAACGATGAATAA
- a CDS encoding cation diffusion facilitator family transporter, producing MSHDPAEAVHRHGHDHGHPHDHHGHHHPSATGLFCTFRAALREVFAPHSHDASDSIDDALESSVAGIRAVKISLLVLGVTTVAQLVIVLLSGSVALLADTIHNFSDALTAVPLWIAFALGTKAATRRYTYGFGRAEDIAGLFVVAMIALSAIVAGVESIRRLINPVPIEHVGWVAAAGLVGFIGNELVAVYRIRVGRRIGSAALVADGLHARTDGFTSLAVLFGAGGVALGVPMADPIIGLLITVAILAVLRTVVRDVFRRLMDGVDPTFVDSAEAALAAQPGVADVRSVRMRWIGHRLHAEAELDIDPAITLADAHRIAHNAEHILTHAVPKLSTALVHAYPAATGK from the coding sequence ATGAGCCACGACCCAGCGGAGGCGGTGCACCGACACGGTCATGACCATGGGCACCCTCACGACCACCATGGGCACCACCATCCCAGCGCCACAGGCCTTTTCTGCACATTCCGCGCAGCCCTGCGCGAGGTGTTCGCCCCGCACAGCCACGACGCCTCCGACAGCATCGACGATGCGCTGGAGTCCAGCGTCGCCGGCATTCGGGCGGTGAAGATCAGCCTGTTGGTTTTGGGCGTCACCACGGTGGCCCAGCTGGTCATCGTGCTGCTTTCCGGCTCCGTGGCATTGCTCGCCGACACCATCCACAACTTCTCCGACGCGTTGACGGCTGTTCCGTTGTGGATCGCGTTCGCGCTCGGTACCAAGGCCGCCACGCGGCGCTACACCTACGGATTCGGCCGCGCCGAGGACATCGCCGGACTCTTCGTCGTCGCGATGATCGCACTCTCCGCCATCGTCGCCGGCGTGGAATCGATCCGCCGCCTCATCAACCCTGTCCCGATCGAGCACGTCGGCTGGGTCGCCGCAGCCGGGCTCGTCGGCTTCATCGGCAACGAACTGGTCGCCGTCTACCGCATTCGCGTGGGACGCCGAATCGGATCTGCCGCACTCGTTGCCGATGGGTTGCACGCTCGCACAGACGGATTCACCTCGCTGGCCGTGCTGTTCGGCGCAGGTGGCGTGGCGCTCGGCGTTCCGATGGCCGATCCCATCATCGGTCTGCTCATCACCGTGGCCATTCTCGCCGTCTTGCGCACCGTTGTTCGTGATGTCTTCCGCCGGCTCATGGACGGCGTCGACCCCACCTTCGTCGATTCCGCCGAAGCCGCGCTGGCAGCCCAACCCGGCGTCGCCGACGTGCGCAGCGTGCGGATGCGCTGGATCGGACACCGGTTGCACGCCGAAGCCGAACTCGACATCGACCCCGCCATCACACTTGCGGACGCCCACCGCATCGCACACAACGCCGAACACATCCTCACCCACGCGGTGCCCAAGCTGTCCACCGCACTCGTCCACGCCTACCCTGCCGCCACGGGGAAGTGA
- a CDS encoding TIGR02391 family protein, whose translation MLPHGIPGKTMKLRRVAGDGTVTEFDIQAQDLGHEHGITFAVDADVEDGDEVTDTLPNGKTKTMKLREVQVREMPFPGASKNLDHTGAKYEVVSGSTVLRQPMPVSLPGLHPLISAASGSQIASRHYGDAVFNACKAVEDRAQALTGYPKNAKGVALSGKGLMGKIFDEQAALLDITSDGASEAQKADEREGFKYLFMGVAQVLRNPRGHGPNLQITEHEAMEMLATTSMLMRSLDRAELRKAGQEQRLMRGDLKSPIPPGLTSYGRRRLK comes from the coding sequence ATGCTTCCGCACGGAATCCCCGGCAAGACCATGAAGCTGCGCCGAGTCGCGGGCGACGGCACGGTGACAGAGTTCGACATCCAGGCTCAAGACCTCGGCCACGAACACGGCATAACGTTTGCCGTAGATGCTGACGTTGAGGATGGGGACGAGGTCACTGACACGTTGCCGAATGGCAAGACCAAGACGATGAAATTGCGGGAAGTGCAGGTACGTGAGATGCCATTTCCCGGAGCAAGCAAGAACTTGGACCACACCGGCGCGAAGTATGAGGTGGTGTCCGGTAGCACGGTGCTGCGGCAGCCGATGCCCGTCAGTCTGCCCGGCTTGCATCCGTTGATCTCGGCGGCAAGCGGGTCGCAGATCGCGAGCCGGCACTACGGCGACGCTGTGTTCAACGCGTGCAAGGCCGTTGAGGACAGGGCGCAGGCGTTGACGGGATACCCGAAGAACGCCAAAGGCGTTGCACTCAGCGGCAAGGGGTTAATGGGAAAGATCTTTGACGAGCAAGCGGCGCTGCTGGACATAACCTCCGACGGCGCGAGCGAAGCCCAAAAGGCCGACGAGCGTGAGGGTTTCAAGTACTTATTCATGGGTGTCGCGCAGGTTCTGCGTAACCCGCGTGGGCATGGCCCGAATTTGCAGATCACCGAGCACGAGGCAATGGAAATGCTGGCGACGACAAGCATGTTGATGCGCTCGTTGGATCGTGCCGAGTTAAGGAAAGCCGGACAGGAACAGCGACTCATGCGCGGCGATTTGAAGTCACCGATCCCTCCTGGCTTGACGAGTTACGGGCGACGAAGGTTGAAGTAG
- a CDS encoding TetR/AcrR family transcriptional regulator, with protein MERRKPPPAQRKTDTVYLQVVCDYSWRGAKVARVSVLDKRSRDDPRRQATEQAFLDATKSLLDDGAPFADLNVSRIAERAGRTRTAFYTHFSDRRELLLALLRDAGGDAIAALGPFLAGEGQIAHSEITTATRALLENFHKHATLVRAVIEAASYDEQIGTQWSTIVRRIIDDAGLRLQTAGLSRDAAAPIATALVWMTERTCYQQAVRNDTDLDDEQMILGISNVWWNTIRGAAESGRPSAGEHR; from the coding sequence GTGGAGCGGCGGAAGCCGCCGCCCGCACAGCGTAAGACGGACACTGTGTACTTACAAGTTGTCTGTGACTATTCTTGGCGTGGCGCTAAGGTGGCGCGCGTGTCGGTCCTGGACAAGCGCAGTCGAGACGACCCGCGCCGCCAAGCCACGGAGCAGGCGTTCCTCGACGCGACGAAGTCGCTCCTCGACGACGGGGCGCCGTTCGCCGACCTCAATGTCAGTCGCATCGCCGAGCGCGCCGGCCGGACGCGCACCGCGTTCTATACGCACTTCTCGGATCGACGCGAGTTGCTTTTGGCACTTCTGCGCGACGCCGGTGGAGACGCAATTGCGGCACTCGGACCGTTCCTGGCTGGTGAAGGTCAGATCGCCCATAGCGAGATCACGACGGCGACCCGGGCGCTGCTCGAGAACTTCCATAAGCACGCGACGCTCGTGCGAGCGGTCATCGAAGCGGCAAGCTACGACGAGCAGATCGGTACCCAGTGGTCGACGATCGTGAGACGCATCATCGACGATGCCGGTCTCCGATTGCAGACCGCTGGACTGAGCAGAGACGCAGCCGCCCCCATCGCTACCGCGTTGGTCTGGATGACCGAGCGCACCTGCTACCAGCAAGCGGTCCGCAACGACACCGACCTCGATGACGAGCAGATGATCCTGGGCATCAGCAATGTCTGGTGGAACACGATTCGTGGCGCCGCTGAGTCCGGTCGGCCCAGTGCCGGGGAACATCGCTGA
- a CDS encoding type IV toxin-antitoxin system AbiEi family antitoxin domain-containing protein produces the protein MALKHSTPIPAALAQAPLKTIRPRDAAAVYAHPRTQLVRLAERGLLHRLADGYYVVVPQDMVGRRWIPDLEAAAAGIATTICNHGDIVVMGLSAARLHGVIPRALTTAIVAVPSQHRPIALTDRPAVVRFVKRDTGNLDAERIRTELGPVLVTTPEQTVLDLAHRPSLGDNEAGVPAAVAALYARSDKKRLQGLAAEQRRLASLRRAEDWAGIDDGS, from the coding sequence GTGGCACTGAAGCACAGCACTCCGATCCCAGCCGCCCTGGCACAGGCCCCGCTGAAGACGATCCGGCCGCGCGATGCCGCAGCTGTTTACGCCCATCCCCGAACCCAGCTGGTCCGACTGGCCGAACGGGGACTCCTTCACCGTCTCGCCGACGGCTACTACGTCGTCGTTCCCCAAGACATGGTGGGGCGCAGATGGATTCCAGACCTGGAGGCGGCCGCCGCCGGAATCGCCACAACGATTTGCAACCATGGCGACATCGTCGTCATGGGGCTCAGTGCCGCACGCCTGCACGGCGTCATCCCCCGCGCCCTGACAACCGCAATCGTCGCGGTGCCGAGCCAGCACCGCCCCATAGCGCTGACCGACCGGCCGGCGGTCGTGCGTTTCGTCAAGCGCGACACCGGCAACCTGGACGCCGAACGCATTCGCACCGAGCTCGGGCCGGTATTGGTGACCACACCCGAACAGACCGTCCTCGATCTGGCTCACCGCCCGAGCCTCGGCGACAACGAAGCTGGCGTCCCGGCTGCCGTCGCGGCCCTCTACGCGCGCAGCGACAAGAAGCGCCTGCAGGGCCTCGCGGCCGAACAGCGCCGGCTGGCGTCCCTGCGTCGTGCCGAAGACTGGGCCGGGATTGATGATGGATCCTGA
- a CDS encoding DUF4188 domain-containing protein, whose product MDVEAGRYTANFPDDFVVFFIGMRVNHLRRVNEWVPVMRAAFAMTRELKELPDSPLLESRTMLTVTDWRVPMFIQYWRSMEELETWANNEDRRHRPAQREFFRRTAYNGHVGVWHETFRVQAGQFEAIYANMPRMGLAAAGQYRTLRSTSTMRDRLGDTDAH is encoded by the coding sequence ATGGATGTCGAAGCGGGCCGATACACCGCCAACTTCCCGGACGACTTCGTCGTCTTCTTCATCGGAATGCGCGTCAATCACCTTCGGCGGGTGAACGAATGGGTGCCCGTGATGCGCGCGGCGTTCGCCATGACCAGAGAGCTCAAAGAGCTCCCCGATTCGCCGCTGCTGGAATCGCGGACGATGCTGACGGTCACCGACTGGCGGGTACCGATGTTCATCCAGTACTGGCGCTCGATGGAGGAACTCGAGACTTGGGCCAATAACGAGGACCGCAGACATCGCCCGGCTCAACGGGAATTCTTCCGCCGAACCGCCTACAACGGCCACGTGGGGGTCTGGCACGAGACCTTCCGCGTCCAGGCCGGCCAGTTCGAGGCGATCTACGCCAACATGCCGCGGATGGGCTTGGCCGCGGCAGGCCAGTACCGCACCTTGCGGAGCACGTCCACGATGCGCGACCGACTCGGCGACACCGATGCTCACTGA
- a CDS encoding GAF and ANTAR domain-containing protein: protein MMDTSRESRVLGAVVTLVDSLLDDFDVVELLTDLTEQCAQLLDVGAAGLLLAGPRQGLHLMAATSQKSHELEVFQLQADEGPCLDCFATGKPVTAPDLSTQHSRWPRFAAAAADAGYVSVHAVPLRAAGTVLGALGLFGARVGVLNEADLLVAHTLAHVASVALLQEHAPTSDSIATPLRAALTDRVVVDQATGFVSQRLDVPIEDAFDLLRRYARTHAEHLTDAARLLTTPSEQRQGILEALTVLVVQP, encoded by the coding sequence CTGATGGATACATCGCGGGAATCGCGCGTTCTGGGCGCAGTCGTGACCTTGGTCGACAGCCTTCTGGATGACTTCGACGTGGTCGAGCTGCTCACCGATCTGACCGAGCAATGCGCCCAGCTTCTCGACGTCGGAGCTGCCGGGCTGTTGCTGGCGGGTCCCCGCCAGGGCCTTCATCTGATGGCTGCAACCTCACAAAAGTCGCATGAGCTCGAGGTATTCCAACTCCAGGCCGACGAGGGCCCCTGCCTGGACTGCTTCGCCACGGGCAAACCGGTCACGGCACCGGACCTCAGCACTCAGCACTCTCGTTGGCCTCGATTCGCTGCCGCTGCCGCCGATGCAGGGTATGTCTCTGTGCACGCGGTGCCCCTGCGCGCCGCTGGCACCGTATTAGGAGCGCTCGGGCTTTTCGGTGCGCGCGTAGGGGTGCTGAACGAAGCCGACCTTCTGGTGGCACACACGTTGGCGCATGTGGCGAGCGTCGCACTCCTTCAAGAACATGCGCCGACATCCGACTCCATCGCAACGCCTCTTCGGGCGGCATTGACAGACCGTGTGGTCGTAGACCAGGCCACCGGGTTCGTCAGCCAACGCCTCGACGTCCCCATCGAGGACGCCTTCGATCTGCTGCGCCGTTACGCACGGACCCATGCTGAGCACTTGACCGACGCGGCACGGCTGCTGACAACCCCATCTGAGCAACGCCAGGGGATTCTTGAGGCGTTAACAGTCCTTGTGGTTCAGCCGTAG
- a CDS encoding GAF and ANTAR domain-containing protein: MTGLSRVDLAQVLGDLAVEMQDQTDAESTLHSIVDGAIAIVPGAQWAGISLIEGRRVKARVPSDPLVVELDELQSSLDEGPCVSALREHRTVHIEDMALESRWPRFSKTAAARGIGSLLSFQLFVHSENLGALNLYGSQPGVFDEESLFVGELLAQHASVALIGAAAESQFRDALSSRDAIGQAKGLLMHRENLTDVEAFALMVQTSQRSNIKLVELARWLIDQHAARLNRA, from the coding sequence ATGACCGGGCTGTCACGGGTTGATTTGGCGCAAGTCTTGGGCGATCTCGCTGTTGAGATGCAGGACCAAACTGACGCCGAATCGACGTTGCATTCGATCGTTGACGGCGCGATCGCGATAGTGCCCGGCGCACAGTGGGCAGGAATCTCTTTGATCGAGGGGCGTCGGGTGAAGGCCCGTGTGCCCAGCGATCCACTGGTCGTCGAACTCGACGAGCTTCAATCGTCGCTCGATGAGGGGCCGTGCGTGAGCGCCCTGCGCGAGCACCGGACGGTCCACATCGAAGACATGGCGCTGGAGTCTCGCTGGCCGCGCTTCTCCAAAACCGCTGCAGCGCGCGGCATCGGAAGCCTCCTTTCGTTTCAGCTCTTCGTTCACTCAGAGAATCTGGGGGCGCTCAACCTGTACGGAAGCCAACCCGGCGTCTTTGATGAGGAGTCGCTTTTCGTGGGCGAACTGCTCGCCCAGCACGCTTCCGTCGCACTCATAGGCGCCGCCGCTGAGTCTCAATTCCGCGATGCGCTGTCCAGCAGAGATGCCATCGGCCAAGCCAAAGGCCTTCTGATGCACCGCGAAAACCTCACAGATGTAGAGGCATTCGCCCTGATGGTGCAGACGTCGCAGCGATCGAACATCAAGCTTGTCGAGCTCGCCCGCTGGTTGATCGACCAACACGCCGCGAGACTCAACCGCGCCTGA
- a CDS encoding MFS transporter codes for MALCFAVFVVNVSTTIVNIALPTLVGELGATTRHLLWIVDAFNLAFAALVLAGGSLSDRFGRKPFLVLGLVVFLIASLAGAWSQSSGVLIAWRAVAGAAAAVVYPVTLSILTNVFTERSERVKAISIWGAATGISVAVGPVVGGALVESFWWGSILVFNGAAAALTVVLTLRFVPNSKDPATPPLDFVGLALSTLALGALVYTIIEAPDRGWSSKPTILGFVSAAVILGVFVVQEARVAHPMLDVRLFTNLRFTAASGAVTSAFFALFGFIFLVTQYFQSVRGYGAFETGIRMLPVAGSIAVASLIGTRLAVVIGSKLVVAFGLVSLSVAFGWASTVDVGTSYPEIVGQMLFLGAGLGLTNTPATEAIMGVVSPEKAGMGSAVNDATREIGGTLGVAVIGSVALSVYRDGLHGAPLPEQLMDPARDSVGAALAASQHAAASLGDAGARAAAQLTDLARTSFVDGFTTGCVVAAVVTAVAAVLTLIYLPAHPDSADLESNGASDRRDATVDTR; via the coding sequence GTGGCCCTGTGCTTCGCGGTGTTCGTGGTGAACGTCTCGACAACGATCGTGAACATCGCCCTGCCAACACTTGTCGGAGAACTGGGGGCCACTACGCGCCACCTGTTGTGGATCGTCGACGCCTTCAACCTCGCATTCGCCGCTCTGGTCTTGGCGGGCGGTTCGCTCAGCGACAGATTCGGTCGCAAGCCCTTTCTTGTGCTGGGCCTGGTCGTGTTCCTGATCGCCTCACTCGCCGGCGCCTGGAGTCAGAGCTCCGGCGTCCTGATCGCTTGGCGCGCAGTGGCCGGCGCCGCGGCGGCGGTGGTGTATCCGGTGACGTTGTCGATCCTGACCAACGTCTTCACTGAGCGGTCCGAACGGGTCAAGGCGATCAGCATTTGGGGCGCGGCCACCGGCATATCGGTCGCTGTAGGCCCGGTCGTCGGCGGAGCACTCGTCGAATCCTTCTGGTGGGGTTCAATCCTGGTGTTCAACGGTGCCGCAGCCGCACTCACAGTGGTTCTCACACTGCGCTTCGTCCCGAACTCCAAGGACCCGGCCACACCTCCTCTGGACTTCGTCGGTCTCGCTCTATCCACCCTCGCTCTCGGCGCTTTGGTATACACGATCATCGAGGCACCCGATCGAGGGTGGTCATCCAAGCCGACGATCCTCGGATTCGTCTCAGCAGCAGTGATTCTTGGCGTCTTCGTGGTGCAGGAGGCACGCGTCGCGCACCCGATGCTCGACGTCCGGCTGTTCACCAACCTGCGTTTCACGGCCGCAAGCGGAGCTGTGACGAGCGCATTCTTCGCACTGTTCGGCTTCATCTTCCTCGTCACACAGTATTTCCAATCCGTTCGCGGATACGGCGCATTCGAGACGGGCATACGCATGCTTCCCGTCGCGGGTTCGATCGCTGTCGCGTCCCTGATCGGGACTCGCCTCGCCGTGGTGATCGGTTCGAAGCTCGTAGTCGCATTCGGGCTGGTGTCGCTGAGCGTCGCCTTCGGCTGGGCCTCGACCGTGGACGTCGGCACGAGCTACCCCGAGATCGTCGGCCAGATGCTGTTCCTGGGTGCGGGCCTCGGTCTTACGAACACCCCTGCGACTGAGGCGATCATGGGGGTCGTCTCGCCGGAGAAGGCAGGCATGGGATCTGCCGTCAACGATGCGACCCGAGAAATCGGCGGAACCCTCGGCGTCGCGGTCATAGGGTCGGTCGCACTGTCGGTCTATCGGGACGGCCTTCACGGTGCACCGTTGCCCGAGCAATTGATGGACCCCGCGCGTGACTCCGTCGGTGCTGCGCTCGCTGCCTCGCAACACGCCGCGGCGTCCCTCGGTGACGCCGGCGCCCGCGCCGCCGCTCAACTAACGGATCTCGCCCGCACCAGTTTCGTCGACGGGTTCACCACCGGTTGCGTCGTGGCAGCCGTGGTGACCGCGGTCGCGGCCGTCCTCACGCTGATCTACCTGCCAGCACATCCCGACTCGGCTGACCTGGAGTCGAACGGTGCATCGGACCGCCGCGACGCCACGGTGGACACGAGGTGA